The following coding sequences are from one Streptomyces sp. NBC_00536 window:
- a CDS encoding FadR/GntR family transcriptional regulator, with protein MTNNVADGAGDGGAIARLNPVLRQVRAGNGFEEALEQILQVVRLGLVPGGERLPPERELAERMGISRVTLREVLKVLQDQGLVEARRGRYGGTFVLHRPDTPAGGTEEELRRRVAGVDIEDALRFREVLETGAAGLCAAQGLDDAQADRLRGALAATHDAPLADYRRRDTLFHLTLCELAGSATLTAQYAAVRATVNDLLDCIPLLVRNLEHSQQQHTALVESVLEGDAEAAREVMREHCGGTAALLRGFLA; from the coding sequence ATGACGAACAACGTGGCGGACGGTGCGGGCGACGGTGGCGCGATCGCGCGGCTGAATCCCGTACTGCGTCAGGTGCGGGCGGGCAACGGTTTCGAGGAGGCCCTGGAGCAGATCCTCCAGGTGGTCCGGCTGGGCCTGGTGCCCGGCGGCGAACGGCTGCCGCCGGAGCGCGAGTTGGCCGAGCGGATGGGGATCAGCCGGGTCACCCTGCGCGAAGTCCTGAAGGTACTCCAGGACCAGGGGCTGGTGGAGGCGCGGCGCGGGCGGTACGGCGGAACGTTTGTGCTCCACCGCCCCGACACCCCCGCCGGCGGCACCGAGGAGGAGCTGCGCCGCCGCGTCGCGGGCGTGGACATCGAGGACGCGCTGCGCTTCCGCGAGGTGCTGGAGACCGGTGCGGCCGGGCTGTGCGCGGCGCAGGGCCTGGACGACGCCCAGGCGGACCGGCTGCGCGGCGCGCTCGCCGCGACCCACGACGCCCCGCTCGCGGACTACCGGCGGCGCGACACCCTCTTCCACCTGACCCTGTGCGAACTGGCGGGCTCGGCCACCCTGACGGCCCAGTACGCGGCCGTCCGGGCCACCGTCAACGACCTGCTGGACTGCATCCCGCTGCTGGTGCGCAACCTCGAACACTCGCAGCAGCAGCACACCGCGCTGGTGGAGTCGGTCCTGGAGGGGGACGCGGAGGCGGCGCGCGAGGTGATGCGGGAGCACTGCGGGGGCACGGCGGCGCTGCTGCGGGGGTTCCTGGCCTGA
- the eat gene encoding ethanolamine permease, protein MADDLDARLTKAGPGPTPSPDGGDGAGDDYLERRTLRRGSAGWLLLTGLGVAYVVSGDFSGWNVGLSKGGFGGLAIATVLMGAMYACLVFSLAELSTILPTAGGGYGFARRALGPWGGFLTGTAILIEYILAPAAIVIFIGDYVESLGLFGLTSSWPVYLGCFVIFIGVHLWGVGEALRFSLVVTAIAVAALLIFAFGALTDFSVSGLDDIAVDTAAAGSSSWLPYGVLGIWAAFPFGMWFFLGVEGVPLAAEEAKDPVRSMPKALAISMGILALLALITFFAATGAQGADAVKDAGNPLVVALEGTGGPTPLSRFVNYAGLAGLVASFFSLIYAGSRQLFALSRAGYLPRFLSLTSSRKAPYLGLVIPGAIGFALAAATGDGARMLNIAVFGATISYALMALSHIVLRRREPDLERPYRTPGGVVTSTVAFVLALSALVATFLVDKDAAFIALAVYAVALAYFAFYSRHHLVASAPEEEFAALAAAEAELTRD, encoded by the coding sequence ATGGCCGACGACCTCGATGCCCGGCTGACCAAAGCCGGACCCGGACCCACTCCGTCCCCCGATGGCGGGGACGGCGCCGGGGACGACTACCTGGAACGCCGCACCCTGCGCCGCGGCAGCGCCGGCTGGCTGCTGCTCACCGGTCTCGGCGTCGCCTACGTCGTCTCCGGAGACTTCTCCGGCTGGAACGTCGGCCTGAGCAAGGGCGGCTTCGGCGGCCTCGCCATCGCCACCGTCCTCATGGGCGCCATGTACGCCTGCCTGGTCTTCTCCCTCGCCGAACTCTCCACCATCCTGCCCACCGCGGGCGGCGGCTACGGCTTCGCCCGGCGCGCGCTGGGCCCCTGGGGCGGCTTCCTCACCGGTACCGCCATCCTCATCGAGTACATCCTCGCCCCGGCCGCGATCGTCATCTTCATCGGCGACTACGTCGAATCCCTCGGCCTGTTCGGACTCACCTCCAGCTGGCCCGTCTACCTCGGCTGCTTCGTGATCTTCATCGGCGTGCACCTGTGGGGCGTGGGCGAGGCGCTGCGCTTCAGCCTCGTCGTCACCGCGATAGCCGTCGCCGCCCTGCTGATCTTCGCCTTCGGCGCCCTCACCGACTTCTCCGTGAGCGGCCTCGACGACATCGCCGTCGACACGGCCGCGGCCGGCTCCAGCTCCTGGCTGCCCTACGGAGTCCTGGGCATCTGGGCCGCGTTCCCCTTCGGCATGTGGTTCTTCCTCGGCGTCGAAGGCGTACCGCTCGCGGCCGAGGAGGCCAAGGACCCGGTCCGCTCCATGCCGAAGGCCCTCGCCATCTCCATGGGCATCCTGGCCCTGCTCGCCCTGATCACCTTCTTCGCCGCGACCGGCGCGCAGGGTGCGGACGCGGTCAAGGACGCGGGCAACCCGCTCGTCGTGGCGCTGGAGGGGACGGGCGGCCCGACCCCCCTGAGCCGGTTCGTCAACTACGCGGGCCTGGCCGGGCTGGTGGCCTCCTTCTTCTCCCTCATCTACGCCGGTTCGCGCCAGCTCTTCGCCCTCTCCCGCGCGGGCTACCTGCCCCGCTTCCTCTCCCTGACCAGCAGCCGCAAGGCCCCCTACCTCGGCCTGGTCATCCCCGGCGCGATCGGCTTCGCGCTCGCCGCGGCCACCGGCGACGGGGCCCGGATGCTCAACATCGCCGTCTTCGGCGCGACCATCTCGTACGCCCTGATGGCGCTCTCGCACATCGTGCTGCGCCGCCGGGAGCCGGACCTGGAACGCCCGTACCGCACGCCGGGCGGAGTGGTCACCTCGACGGTGGCCTTCGTACTCGCCCTGTCGGCCCTGGTCGCCACCTTCCTGGTGGACAAGGACGCGGCATTCATCGCACTCGCCGTGTACGCCGTCGCCCTCGCCTACTTCGCGTTCTACAGTCGGCACCACCTGGTGGCCTCGGCGCCCGAGGAGGAGTTCGCGGCTCTGGCGGCAGCCGAGGCGGAACTGACCCGGGACTGA
- a CDS encoding gamma-glutamyl-gamma-aminobutyrate hydrolase family protein — translation MPRPLIGITTYVEASTRYGAWDLPTALVPTGYYELVQASGGTAVLLPPDEPGEAAAVLSRLDGLVVAGGPDVDPVHYGAPRDPRTGAPATVRDAWELALIRAALAEGTPLLGICRGMQALNVALGGTLVQHIDGHAGVPGPVAWHAVRPVPGTRYGGLVPEVAEVPTYHHQCVDRLGAGLIASAHAMDGTVEAIELPADDAAWALGVQWHPERDKDTRVMSALITAATRIPATLP, via the coding sequence GTGCCCAGGCCGCTCATCGGCATCACCACCTATGTGGAGGCGTCCACCCGTTACGGCGCGTGGGACCTCCCGACCGCCCTCGTACCCACCGGGTACTACGAGCTCGTCCAGGCGTCCGGCGGCACCGCGGTGCTGCTCCCGCCGGACGAACCCGGGGAGGCGGCCGCGGTCCTGAGCCGACTGGACGGCCTGGTCGTCGCGGGCGGCCCCGATGTGGACCCGGTCCACTACGGAGCCCCCCGCGACCCCCGTACGGGCGCCCCCGCGACCGTGCGCGACGCCTGGGAACTCGCCCTGATCCGGGCCGCCCTGGCCGAGGGCACCCCGCTGCTCGGGATCTGCCGGGGCATGCAGGCGCTGAACGTGGCCCTGGGCGGGACGCTCGTCCAGCACATCGACGGGCACGCGGGGGTTCCGGGGCCGGTGGCCTGGCACGCGGTGCGGCCGGTGCCGGGGACGCGGTACGGGGGGCTGGTGCCGGAGGTGGCCGAGGTGCCGACGTACCACCACCAGTGCGTGGACCGGCTGGGGGCGGGCCTGATCGCCTCCGCGCACGCGATGGACGGGACGGTGGAGGCCATCGAGCTCCCGGCCGACGACGCCGCCTGGGCCCTGGGCGTCCAGTGGCACCCCGAACGCGACAAGGACACCCGCGTCATGTCCGCCCTGATCACCGCCGCCACCCGCATCCCGGCCACCCTCCCCTGA
- a CDS encoding LysR family transcriptional regulator produces MTGDEGVSGGHGERVVVPLSHRVPDLGALELLIAVARVGSLGAAAREVGITQPAASSRIRAMEARLGVALVDRTPRGSTLTAQGALVTDWARRIVEAAEAFDAGAQALRGARDSRLRVAASMTIAEYLLPGWLIALRAARPGTAVSLQADNSALVAERVLAREADLGFVEGLAVPDGLDAVVIAQDRLVVAVAPTHPWARRRSGEVTAAELAATPLILRERGSGTRQVLDAALAGSGGLARPLLELASTTAVKAAAVSGAGPCVLSELAVREELAGRRLVAVSVTGQPLGRSLRAVWPAGTRPAGPARDLLSLTRGTPS; encoded by the coding sequence ATGACTGGAGACGAGGGCGTCAGCGGCGGACATGGCGAACGCGTGGTGGTTCCGCTCTCGCACCGGGTGCCGGACCTGGGCGCGCTGGAACTGCTGATCGCGGTGGCGCGCGTCGGCAGCCTGGGCGCCGCCGCGCGGGAAGTGGGCATCACCCAGCCCGCCGCGAGCAGCCGGATCCGGGCGATGGAGGCCCGGCTGGGGGTGGCGCTGGTGGACCGTACGCCGCGCGGCTCCACGCTCACCGCGCAGGGCGCGCTCGTCACCGACTGGGCGCGCCGGATCGTGGAGGCGGCGGAAGCCTTCGACGCGGGGGCCCAGGCGCTACGGGGGGCACGGGACTCGCGGCTGCGGGTGGCGGCCAGCATGACCATCGCCGAATACCTGCTGCCCGGCTGGCTGATCGCCCTGCGGGCGGCCCGGCCCGGCACGGCGGTGTCCCTCCAGGCCGACAACTCGGCGCTGGTCGCGGAACGGGTGCTCGCGCGCGAGGCGGACCTCGGCTTCGTCGAAGGGCTGGCCGTGCCGGACGGGCTGGACGCGGTGGTCATCGCCCAGGACCGGCTGGTGGTGGCGGTCGCCCCCACCCACCCGTGGGCACGGCGGCGGTCCGGTGAGGTGACGGCCGCCGAACTGGCCGCGACCCCGCTGATCCTGCGGGAACGCGGGTCGGGCACGCGGCAGGTGCTGGACGCGGCGCTGGCCGGGAGCGGGGGGCTGGCGCGGCCGCTGCTCGAACTCGCCTCGACCACGGCGGTCAAGGCGGCGGCCGTCAGCGGGGCGGGGCCGTGCGTGCTCTCCGAGCTGGCGGTGCGGGAGGAACTGGCCGGGCGGCGGCTGGTGGCGGTCTCGGTCACCGGGCAGCCGCTGGGGCGGTCGCTGCGGGCCGTCTGGCCCGCCGGCACCCGACCCGCGGGCCCGGCCCGCGACCTCCTCTCCCTGACCCGCGGCACCCCGTCCTGA
- a CDS encoding TDT family transporter, with the protein MATISHPRPTAHQAPQAPGTATTPRRPFSALRHLGPNWYASVMGTAIIANAGATLPYQLPGQRVACQAVWALSAALLLVLLTARGGHWLHHRDQARAHLLDPAMAPFYGCLSMALLAVGGGTLIVGKDLIGMPAAIAADTVLFTAGTAIGLAMAVTVPYLMVVRHKVEPSQASPVWLLPLVSPMVSAALGPLLIPHLPEGQPREAMLLACYAMFGVSLLATLLMLPLVFGRLIMQGPLPLALTPTLFLVLGPLGQSTTAVNQLADMAPRSIGAPYAEGLGAFAVVYGVPVMGFALLWLALAVAMLVRAARRGMGFAMTWWALTFPIGTCVTGAAGLARHTGLDAFAWLAAALFVLLVGAWLTAAFHTLRGLAAGRLLAAPR; encoded by the coding sequence ATGGCCACCATCTCGCACCCCCGCCCCACCGCCCACCAGGCACCCCAGGCCCCCGGAACCGCCACCACCCCCCGGCGCCCGTTCTCCGCCCTGCGTCACCTCGGCCCGAACTGGTACGCCTCCGTCATGGGCACGGCGATCATCGCCAACGCCGGTGCGACCCTCCCCTACCAGCTCCCCGGCCAGCGGGTGGCCTGCCAGGCCGTCTGGGCCCTGTCCGCGGCCCTCCTGCTCGTCCTGCTCACCGCCCGCGGCGGCCACTGGCTGCACCACCGCGACCAGGCCCGCGCCCACCTGCTGGACCCCGCCATGGCCCCCTTCTACGGCTGCCTGTCGATGGCCCTGCTCGCGGTCGGCGGCGGCACCCTGATCGTCGGCAAGGACCTCATCGGGATGCCCGCCGCGATCGCCGCGGACACCGTGCTCTTCACCGCCGGTACCGCGATCGGCCTGGCGATGGCCGTGACCGTGCCCTACCTGATGGTGGTCCGGCACAAGGTGGAGCCCTCCCAGGCCTCCCCCGTCTGGCTGCTGCCCCTGGTCTCCCCCATGGTCTCGGCCGCGCTCGGCCCCCTGCTGATACCCCACCTGCCCGAGGGGCAGCCCCGTGAGGCGATGCTGCTGGCCTGCTACGCGATGTTCGGCGTCAGCCTGCTCGCCACCCTGCTGATGCTCCCCCTGGTCTTCGGCCGGCTGATCATGCAGGGGCCCCTGCCCCTCGCGCTCACCCCCACCCTGTTCCTGGTCCTGGGTCCCCTGGGGCAGTCCACCACCGCCGTGAACCAGCTCGCCGACATGGCTCCCCGGTCGATCGGGGCGCCCTACGCCGAGGGCCTCGGCGCCTTCGCCGTCGTCTACGGGGTCCCCGTCATGGGATTCGCCCTGCTGTGGCTCGCGCTCGCCGTCGCCATGCTGGTCCGGGCGGCCCGGCGCGGCATGGGCTTCGCGATGACCTGGTGGGCCCTGACCTTCCCCATCGGCACCTGTGTCACCGGCGCGGCGGGCCTGGCCCGGCACACCGGGCTGGACGCCTTCGCCTGGCTGGCCGCTGCCCTGTTCGTCCTGCTGGTCGGTGCCTGGCTGACCGCCGCGTTCCACACCCTGCGCGGCCTCGCCGCCGGCCGCCTGCTGGCCGCCCCCCGCTAG
- a CDS encoding helical backbone metal receptor: protein MPSLTEAVAVSAPGLLVGVTDWCTHPADLGAAVRIGGTKNPDVPAVVALRPDLVLANEEENRAPDLDALRAAGLRVLVTEIRDLPGALRELEGLFTDGLGLARPGWLADAGAAWARAQPVGAWSAFVPVWRRPWMVLGRDTFAGDLLARLGVRNAYADHAERYPRVPAEELRAAGCDLVVLPDEPYRFGAGDGPEAFPGLPAALVSGRHLTWYGPSLAEAPVVLGEALRAARRF, encoded by the coding sequence GTGCCCTCCCTGACCGAGGCGGTCGCGGTGAGCGCGCCGGGGCTGCTGGTGGGCGTCACCGACTGGTGCACGCACCCCGCGGACCTCGGTGCGGCGGTGCGGATCGGCGGCACGAAGAACCCGGACGTGCCCGCCGTCGTGGCGCTGCGCCCGGATCTCGTCCTCGCCAACGAGGAGGAGAACCGGGCCCCGGACCTCGACGCCCTGCGCGCCGCCGGGCTACGGGTCCTGGTCACCGAGATCCGCGACCTGCCCGGCGCGCTGCGGGAGCTGGAAGGCCTCTTCACCGACGGCCTCGGGCTGGCCCGGCCCGGCTGGCTGGCGGACGCCGGGGCCGCGTGGGCGCGGGCGCAGCCGGTGGGCGCGTGGAGCGCGTTCGTACCGGTGTGGCGGCGGCCCTGGATGGTGCTGGGCCGGGACACCTTCGCGGGCGATCTGCTGGCCCGCCTCGGGGTGCGCAACGCGTACGCCGATCACGCCGAGCGGTATCCGCGGGTGCCGGCGGAGGAGCTGCGCGCCGCGGGCTGCGACCTGGTGGTGCTGCCGGACGAGCCTTACCGGTTCGGCGCCGGGGACGGCCCGGAGGCCTTCCCCGGTCTGCCCGCCGCCCTCGTCAGCGGCCGGCACCTGACCTGGTACGGGCCCTCCCTGGCGGAGGCTCCGGTGGTGCTGGGGGAGGCGTTGCGGGCGGCGCGCCGGTTCTAG
- a CDS encoding helix-turn-helix domain-containing protein → MDDKEKERDTKEPLRVGVAVRKRRRALRLTLAAVSARSGLSVPFLSQIENERARPSMRSLERVADALETTAVELLAASDTARTVDLVSAADDDGLDPAPGVRPLVRGHHQLHALEFTGDRDAGREYQHRNDELMYVVSGSCQVEAEGRAYRLECGDALFLSGGVRHRWRAMTEDTKLLVVAVGDHIHATSEPPSPEH, encoded by the coding sequence ATGGACGACAAGGAAAAGGAAAGGGACACCAAGGAACCGCTCCGGGTGGGCGTGGCCGTGCGCAAGCGGCGCCGCGCGCTGCGGCTCACCCTCGCCGCCGTCTCGGCGCGCAGCGGACTTTCGGTGCCCTTCCTGAGCCAGATAGAGAACGAACGGGCCCGGCCCAGCATGCGCTCCCTGGAACGGGTCGCGGACGCGCTGGAGACCACGGCCGTCGAACTGCTGGCCGCGTCCGACACGGCGCGCACGGTCGACCTCGTCAGCGCCGCCGATGACGACGGCCTGGACCCGGCGCCGGGCGTACGCCCCCTGGTGCGCGGACACCACCAGCTGCACGCCCTGGAGTTCACCGGGGACCGGGACGCGGGCCGCGAGTACCAGCACCGCAACGACGAGTTGATGTACGTGGTCTCCGGGTCCTGCCAGGTCGAGGCCGAGGGGCGGGCGTACCGGCTGGAGTGCGGCGACGCGCTGTTCCTCTCCGGCGGGGTGCGGCACCGCTGGCGGGCCATGACCGAGGACACCAAGCTCCTCGTCGTCGCCGTCGGCGACCACATCCACGCCACCTCCGAACCCCCCTCGCCGGAACACTGA
- a CDS encoding 5'-3' exonuclease: MLLDTASLYYRAYFGVPDSVRAPDGTPVNAVRGLLDFIGRLVQDHRPDDLVACMDADWRPHWRVELIPSYKAHRVAVETETGPDEEETPDTLAPQVPIIEAALDAFGIARVGVAGYEADDVIGTLTARATGPVDIVTGDRDLYQLVDDAKARRVLYPLKGVGTLQVTDEAWLREKYGVDGPGYADLALLRGDPSDGLPGVPGVGEKTAAKLLDAYGDLAGILAAVADPTSKLTPTQRKRLDEARPYLAVAPKVVQVARDVPLPAFDPALPAAPAHQDVVDALGHRWGLGGAVARLTTALRP, from the coding sequence ATGCTCCTCGACACCGCTTCCCTGTACTACCGCGCCTACTTCGGCGTTCCGGACTCCGTCCGGGCGCCCGACGGGACCCCCGTCAACGCCGTGCGCGGGCTCCTCGACTTCATCGGACGCCTGGTCCAGGACCACCGGCCGGACGATCTGGTGGCCTGCATGGACGCGGACTGGCGGCCGCACTGGCGGGTGGAGCTGATCCCCTCGTACAAGGCGCACCGCGTCGCCGTGGAGACGGAGACCGGTCCCGACGAGGAGGAGACCCCGGACACCCTGGCCCCGCAGGTCCCCATCATCGAGGCCGCGCTCGACGCCTTCGGCATCGCCCGGGTGGGCGTCGCGGGCTACGAGGCGGATGACGTGATCGGCACCCTGACCGCGCGGGCCACCGGCCCGGTGGACATCGTCACCGGCGACCGGGACCTCTACCAGCTGGTGGACGACGCGAAGGCACGGCGCGTGCTGTACCCGCTGAAGGGCGTCGGCACCCTCCAGGTGACCGACGAGGCGTGGCTGCGCGAAAAGTACGGAGTGGACGGCCCCGGTTACGCCGACTTGGCATTGTTGCGCGGCGATCCGAGCGACGGCCTTCCGGGGGTCCCCGGAGTGGGTGAGAAGACCGCCGCGAAACTGCTCGACGCCTACGGTGACCTGGCCGGAATCCTCGCAGCGGTGGCCGATCCGACGTCGAAACTGACCCCCACGCAGCGCAAGCGGCTGGATGAGGCCCGGCCGTACCTCGCGGTGGCCCCCAAGGTGGTCCAGGTGGCCCGTGACGTGCCGCTTCCCGCCTTCGACCCGGCGCTTCCGGCCGCCCCGGCGCACCAGGACGTGGTGGACGCACTTGGTCACCGATGGGGCCTGGGCGGCGCAGTTGCGCGGCTCACCACCGCACTTCGACCCTGA
- a CDS encoding siderophore-interacting protein yields the protein MAEGRARRIATAEVVRTERLGAHMVRVILGGEGLAARFTVGDFTDHYVKLLFAPEGVTYAEPWDLEGIRATHPRDQWPRQRAYTVRAWDPAHHELTIDFVVHGDEGLAGPWAARVQPGETVRFLGPGGAYGPDPTADWHLLAGDEAALPAIGATMEHMPVGAEVIALVEVSGPDDEQKIATPCGITPIWIHRGERPVGEALVEAVTSLQFPAGRVQAFVHGEAGFVKELRRHLRTERGIPAKQLSISGYWRLGETDEGWRAIKRDWNAQVEAEQEPVRA from the coding sequence GTGGCAGAAGGACGTGCTCGCAGGATTGCCACCGCCGAGGTGGTTCGGACCGAGCGACTGGGCGCCCACATGGTGCGCGTCATCCTCGGCGGAGAAGGCCTTGCCGCGCGGTTCACGGTCGGGGACTTCACCGACCACTACGTGAAACTGCTCTTCGCCCCCGAGGGCGTCACCTACGCCGAACCCTGGGACCTGGAGGGCATCAGAGCCACCCACCCCCGCGACCAGTGGCCCCGGCAGCGCGCCTACACGGTGCGCGCCTGGGACCCGGCGCACCACGAGCTGACCATCGACTTCGTCGTCCACGGCGACGAGGGCCTGGCCGGCCCGTGGGCGGCGCGGGTCCAGCCCGGCGAAACGGTCCGCTTCCTGGGCCCCGGCGGCGCCTACGGCCCCGACCCGACGGCCGACTGGCACCTGCTGGCCGGTGACGAGGCCGCCCTTCCCGCGATCGGCGCCACGATGGAGCACATGCCGGTGGGCGCCGAGGTGATCGCGCTGGTGGAGGTCTCCGGCCCGGACGACGAGCAAAAGATCGCCACCCCGTGCGGGATCACCCCGATCTGGATCCACCGGGGCGAGCGCCCGGTGGGCGAGGCCCTGGTCGAGGCCGTCACCTCCCTGCAGTTCCCGGCGGGCCGGGTCCAGGCCTTCGTGCACGGCGAGGCGGGCTTCGTCAAGGAACTCCGCCGCCACCTGCGCACCGAGCGCGGCATCCCGGCCAAGCAGCTCTCGATCTCGGGCTACTGGCGCCTGGGCGAGACCGACGAGGGCTGGCGCGCGATCAAGCGCGACTGGAACGCCCAGGTCGAAGCCGAGCAGGAGCCCGTGCGCGCCTGA
- a CDS encoding RluA family pseudouridine synthase, with protein sequence MKRRAQTPAAAPLPQIDGIDPVRLRMHRDTPYADIGTFLQAHYAGTSGAEPMARLLRAGRVFGADGRARQAHDPYEPDAFLWFHRDLPAETPVPYAPRVLYRDAHLLVADKPHFLATTPRGSHVTQTALALLRHRLELPALSPAHRLDRLTAGLVMFSVRPEDRGAYQLLFQNRLVHKEYEAVAPHDPRLTLPRTVRSRIEKTRGVMAATEIPGAEPNAESRVELIGHRGALGHYRLTPHTGRTHQLRVHMNSLGAPILGDPVYPEVGDPAPDDYRRPLQLLARVLSFTDPVTGLAHRFESTRTLGAWTDYEAWAAGIPPEPEV encoded by the coding sequence ATGAAACGCAGAGCCCAGACCCCCGCCGCCGCCCCGCTGCCCCAGATCGACGGCATCGACCCGGTCCGGCTCCGGATGCACCGGGACACCCCGTACGCCGACATCGGCACCTTCCTCCAAGCGCACTACGCGGGCACCTCCGGAGCCGAGCCGATGGCGCGGCTGCTGCGCGCGGGCCGGGTCTTCGGGGCCGACGGGCGGGCCCGCCAGGCGCACGACCCGTACGAGCCGGACGCCTTCCTGTGGTTCCACCGCGACCTGCCCGCCGAGACCCCGGTGCCCTACGCGCCCCGCGTCCTGTACCGGGACGCGCACCTGCTCGTCGCGGACAAACCGCACTTCCTGGCCACCACCCCGCGCGGCAGCCACGTCACCCAGACCGCCCTCGCCCTGCTGCGCCACCGCCTGGAGCTGCCCGCGCTCAGCCCGGCGCACCGCCTCGACCGGCTGACCGCGGGCCTGGTGATGTTCAGCGTCCGCCCCGAGGACCGCGGCGCCTACCAGCTCCTCTTCCAGAACCGGCTGGTGCACAAGGAGTACGAGGCCGTCGCGCCCCACGATCCGCGGCTCACCCTGCCCCGCACCGTGCGCAGCCGGATCGAGAAGACCCGCGGGGTGATGGCCGCCACCGAGATCCCGGGCGCCGAGCCCAACGCGGAGAGCCGGGTCGAACTCATCGGCCACCGGGGCGCCCTGGGCCACTACCGGCTGACCCCGCACACCGGCCGCACCCACCAGCTCCGCGTCCACATGAACAGCCTCGGCGCGCCGATCCTCGGCGACCCGGTCTACCCGGAGGTCGGCGACCCGGCCCCGGACGACTACCGGCGCCCCCTGCAACTCCTGGCCCGGGTCCTGTCGTTCACCGACCCGGTCACCGGCCTCGCGCACCGCTTCGAGAGCACCCGCACCCTGGGGGCGTGGACGGACTACGAGGCGTGGGCGGCCGGGATCCCGCCCGAGCCGGAGGTCTGA
- a CDS encoding TetR/AcrR family transcriptional regulator, with protein MSGAAGEGARRVGRPRADQRRPDSGRPPREELLGAAAQLFTVRGYAATTTRAVAELAGMRQATMYHYFGGKEELLAELLESTVAPSLVLARRLLAAADPSPERRLWELCRSDVMLLCGGPYNLGALYLLPEVGGSDRLERFRRMRTELRDAYRALLRATAAGAALGRDAAGLALRNDLVFGLIEGVTLVHRSDPGRPVEAFAKATADAALRIAGVPLGPQTSGSGGIPAAHAS; from the coding sequence ATGAGTGGGGCAGCGGGCGAAGGAGCGAGACGGGTCGGGCGGCCGCGTGCCGATCAGCGAAGACCGGACAGTGGGCGGCCGCCGCGCGAGGAACTCCTCGGTGCGGCGGCGCAGCTGTTCACGGTCCGCGGGTACGCGGCCACCACCACGCGGGCGGTGGCCGAACTGGCCGGTATGCGCCAGGCGACGATGTACCACTATTTCGGCGGCAAGGAAGAACTCCTCGCCGAACTCCTGGAGTCCACGGTGGCTCCGTCCCTGGTGCTGGCCCGGCGGCTGCTCGCCGCCGCCGACCCGAGCCCGGAGCGCAGGCTGTGGGAGCTGTGCCGCTCCGACGTCATGCTGCTGTGCGGCGGACCGTACAACCTGGGTGCGCTCTACCTGCTGCCCGAGGTCGGCGGCAGTGACCGGCTGGAGCGGTTCCGCCGGATGCGCACCGAACTGCGCGATGCCTACCGGGCGTTGCTGCGGGCCACGGCCGCGGGCGCCGCGCTGGGCCGGGACGCGGCGGGCCTGGCCCTGCGCAACGACCTGGTCTTCGGCCTCATAGAAGGGGTCACGCTGGTGCACCGCTCGGATCCGGGGCGGCCCGTCGAGGCCTTCGCGAAGGCCACGGCGGACGCGGCCCTGCGGATCGCGGGCGTGCCGCTCGGCCCTCAGACCTCCGGCTCGGGCGGGATCCCGGCCGCCCACGCCTCGTAG